From the genome of Miscanthus floridulus cultivar M001 chromosome 10, ASM1932011v1, whole genome shotgun sequence, one region includes:
- the LOC136485597 gene encoding probable polygalacturonase isoform X2, whose amino-acid sequence MKGLVVVLASVVVLAAAARGSACARGEMRDQAPPGSRPHSVTITEFGAVGDGRTLNTVPFQNAVFYVRSFADKGGAQLYVPRGRWLTGSFNLTSRLTLYLEQGAVIVGVKDSSQWPIAEPLPSYGQGTDLPGPRHRSLINGYNLTDVVITGNNGVIDGQGLVWWQWLRSHELNYSRPHILEFLYSEDIVISNLTFLNSPAWSIHPVYCSNVKVHNVTIETSLDAPLTDGIVPDSCSNLCIEDSTISVSHEAISLKSGWDKYGISFGRPTFDIRISRVDLLSSSGAALAFGSEMSGGISDIHVNHLRIHDSYKGISFKTSPGRGGYIEEVVISEVQMENVHVGIEFTGNCSTHPDDSFDLSDLPTIDQVTMKNMVGTNISVAGVLSGIDSAPFTAICLSNLNFSMAADSGSSSWSCSNVSGYSEAVFPEPCTELRDPSSSPSICFSLGSYSAIATA is encoded by the exons ATGAAGGGCCTAGTA GTCGTCCTGGCATCGGTGGTGGTgctggccgccgccgcgcgcggcTCGGCCTGCGCCCGCGGCGAGATGCGGGACCAGGCGCCGCCGGGGTCGCGCCCGCACAGCGTCACCATCACCGAGTTCGGCGCCGTCGGGGACGGCAGGACGCTCAACACTGTCCCGTTCCAGAACGCCGTCTTCTACGTCCGCTCCTTCGCCGACAAGGGCGGCGCGCAGTTGTACGTGCCCAGGGGCCGCTGGCTCACCGGCAGCTTCAACCTCACCAGCCGCCTCACCCTCTACCTGGAGCAAGGTGCCGTCATCGTCGGTGTAAAG GACTCATCACAATGGCCGATCGCTGAACCTTTGCCATCTTATGGCCAAGGGACAGACCTTCCTGGTCCTAGACATCGAAGCTTGATAAACGGATACAACTTAACCGATGTTGTCATAACCG GGAACAATGGGGTTATTGATGGCCAGGGCTTGGTATGGTGGCAGTGGCTGCGCTCCCATGAGCTGAACTATAGTCGACCTCATATTTTGGAGTTTCTGTATTCTGAAGATATCGTGATCTCAAACTTGACATTCTTAAATTCACCAGCCTGGAGCATACATCCGGTGTACTGCAG TAATGTAAAGGTCCACAATGTGACGATTGAGACCTCACTGGACGCTCCACTGACCGATGGCATAGTTCCAG ATTCATGTTCAAACTTATGTATTGAAGACAGCACCATAAGTGTCAGTCATGAAGCAATTTCACTGAAAAGCGGATGGGACAAGTATGGCATTTCCTTTGGGAGGCCTACGTTTGACATTCGTATCAGCAGAGTGGATCTGCTATCATCTTCTGGAGCTGCTCTTGCATTTGGGAGTGAGATGTCTGGTGGGATTTCAGATATTCATGTTAACCACCTTCGGATACATGATTCCTACAAAGGTATTTCTTTCAAGACATCACCAGGCCGTGGGGGTTACATAGAGGAAGTGGTCATCTCGGAGGTACAAATGGAAAATGTACATGTTGGCATTGAGTTCACTGGTAACTGTTCAACCCACCCAGATGACAGTTTCGACCTGTCTGACCTCCCGACGATCGATCAAGTCACCATGAAGAACATGGTCGGCACAAACATCTCGGTTGCTGGAGTTTTGTCAGGAATCGATAGTGCCCCATTCACAGCTATCTGCCTTTCCAATCTCAATTTCTCAATGGCTGCTGATTCTGGTTCGAGTTCCTGGTCTTGTTCCAATGTTTCTGGCTACTCTGAGGCGGTCTTTCCTGAACCTTGCACAGAGCTCCGTGATCCATCCTCCAGTCCTTCCATCTGCTTCTCCCTTGGTAGCTACAGTGCCATTGCAACAGCATAA
- the LOC136485597 gene encoding probable polygalacturonase isoform X3, which translates to MRDQAPPGSRPHSVTITEFGAVGDGRTLNTVPFQNAVFYVRSFADKGGAQLYVPRGRWLTGSFNLTSRLTLYLEQGAVIVGVKDSSQWPIAEPLPSYGQGTDLPGPRHRSLINGYNLTDVVITGNNGVIDGQGLVWWQWLRSHELNYSRPHILEFLYSEDIVISNLTFLNSPAWSIHPVYCSNVKVHNVTIETSLDAPLTDGIVPDSCSNLCIEDSTISVSHEAISLKSGWDKYGISFGRPTFDIRISRVDLLSSSGAALAFGSEMSGGISDIHVNHLRIHDSYKGISFKTSPGRGGYIEEVVISEVQMENVHVGIEFTGNCSTHPDDSFDLSDLPTIDQVTMKNMVGTNISVAGVLSGIDSAPFTAICLSNLNFSMAADSGSSSWSCSNVSGYSEAVFPEPCTELRDPSSSPSICFSLGSYSAIATA; encoded by the exons ATGCGGGACCAGGCGCCGCCGGGGTCGCGCCCGCACAGCGTCACCATCACCGAGTTCGGCGCCGTCGGGGACGGCAGGACGCTCAACACTGTCCCGTTCCAGAACGCCGTCTTCTACGTCCGCTCCTTCGCCGACAAGGGCGGCGCGCAGTTGTACGTGCCCAGGGGCCGCTGGCTCACCGGCAGCTTCAACCTCACCAGCCGCCTCACCCTCTACCTGGAGCAAGGTGCCGTCATCGTCGGTGTAAAG GACTCATCACAATGGCCGATCGCTGAACCTTTGCCATCTTATGGCCAAGGGACAGACCTTCCTGGTCCTAGACATCGAAGCTTGATAAACGGATACAACTTAACCGATGTTGTCATAACCG GGAACAATGGGGTTATTGATGGCCAGGGCTTGGTATGGTGGCAGTGGCTGCGCTCCCATGAGCTGAACTATAGTCGACCTCATATTTTGGAGTTTCTGTATTCTGAAGATATCGTGATCTCAAACTTGACATTCTTAAATTCACCAGCCTGGAGCATACATCCGGTGTACTGCAG TAATGTAAAGGTCCACAATGTGACGATTGAGACCTCACTGGACGCTCCACTGACCGATGGCATAGTTCCAG ATTCATGTTCAAACTTATGTATTGAAGACAGCACCATAAGTGTCAGTCATGAAGCAATTTCACTGAAAAGCGGATGGGACAAGTATGGCATTTCCTTTGGGAGGCCTACGTTTGACATTCGTATCAGCAGAGTGGATCTGCTATCATCTTCTGGAGCTGCTCTTGCATTTGGGAGTGAGATGTCTGGTGGGATTTCAGATATTCATGTTAACCACCTTCGGATACATGATTCCTACAAAGGTATTTCTTTCAAGACATCACCAGGCCGTGGGGGTTACATAGAGGAAGTGGTCATCTCGGAGGTACAAATGGAAAATGTACATGTTGGCATTGAGTTCACTGGTAACTGTTCAACCCACCCAGATGACAGTTTCGACCTGTCTGACCTCCCGACGATCGATCAAGTCACCATGAAGAACATGGTCGGCACAAACATCTCGGTTGCTGGAGTTTTGTCAGGAATCGATAGTGCCCCATTCACAGCTATCTGCCTTTCCAATCTCAATTTCTCAATGGCTGCTGATTCTGGTTCGAGTTCCTGGTCTTGTTCCAATGTTTCTGGCTACTCTGAGGCGGTCTTTCCTGAACCTTGCACAGAGCTCCGTGATCCATCCTCCAGTCCTTCCATCTGCTTCTCCCTTGGTAGCTACAGTGCCATTGCAACAGCATAA
- the LOC136485597 gene encoding probable polygalacturonase isoform X1, protein MTTAMPLCRSALQVVLASVVVLAAAARGSACARGEMRDQAPPGSRPHSVTITEFGAVGDGRTLNTVPFQNAVFYVRSFADKGGAQLYVPRGRWLTGSFNLTSRLTLYLEQGAVIVGVKDSSQWPIAEPLPSYGQGTDLPGPRHRSLINGYNLTDVVITGNNGVIDGQGLVWWQWLRSHELNYSRPHILEFLYSEDIVISNLTFLNSPAWSIHPVYCSNVKVHNVTIETSLDAPLTDGIVPDSCSNLCIEDSTISVSHEAISLKSGWDKYGISFGRPTFDIRISRVDLLSSSGAALAFGSEMSGGISDIHVNHLRIHDSYKGISFKTSPGRGGYIEEVVISEVQMENVHVGIEFTGNCSTHPDDSFDLSDLPTIDQVTMKNMVGTNISVAGVLSGIDSAPFTAICLSNLNFSMAADSGSSSWSCSNVSGYSEAVFPEPCTELRDPSSSPSICFSLGSYSAIATA, encoded by the exons ATGACGACGGCAATGCCGCTCTGCCGCTCTGCTCTGCAGGTCGTCCTGGCATCGGTGGTGGTgctggccgccgccgcgcgcggcTCGGCCTGCGCCCGCGGCGAGATGCGGGACCAGGCGCCGCCGGGGTCGCGCCCGCACAGCGTCACCATCACCGAGTTCGGCGCCGTCGGGGACGGCAGGACGCTCAACACTGTCCCGTTCCAGAACGCCGTCTTCTACGTCCGCTCCTTCGCCGACAAGGGCGGCGCGCAGTTGTACGTGCCCAGGGGCCGCTGGCTCACCGGCAGCTTCAACCTCACCAGCCGCCTCACCCTCTACCTGGAGCAAGGTGCCGTCATCGTCGGTGTAAAG GACTCATCACAATGGCCGATCGCTGAACCTTTGCCATCTTATGGCCAAGGGACAGACCTTCCTGGTCCTAGACATCGAAGCTTGATAAACGGATACAACTTAACCGATGTTGTCATAACCG GGAACAATGGGGTTATTGATGGCCAGGGCTTGGTATGGTGGCAGTGGCTGCGCTCCCATGAGCTGAACTATAGTCGACCTCATATTTTGGAGTTTCTGTATTCTGAAGATATCGTGATCTCAAACTTGACATTCTTAAATTCACCAGCCTGGAGCATACATCCGGTGTACTGCAG TAATGTAAAGGTCCACAATGTGACGATTGAGACCTCACTGGACGCTCCACTGACCGATGGCATAGTTCCAG ATTCATGTTCAAACTTATGTATTGAAGACAGCACCATAAGTGTCAGTCATGAAGCAATTTCACTGAAAAGCGGATGGGACAAGTATGGCATTTCCTTTGGGAGGCCTACGTTTGACATTCGTATCAGCAGAGTGGATCTGCTATCATCTTCTGGAGCTGCTCTTGCATTTGGGAGTGAGATGTCTGGTGGGATTTCAGATATTCATGTTAACCACCTTCGGATACATGATTCCTACAAAGGTATTTCTTTCAAGACATCACCAGGCCGTGGGGGTTACATAGAGGAAGTGGTCATCTCGGAGGTACAAATGGAAAATGTACATGTTGGCATTGAGTTCACTGGTAACTGTTCAACCCACCCAGATGACAGTTTCGACCTGTCTGACCTCCCGACGATCGATCAAGTCACCATGAAGAACATGGTCGGCACAAACATCTCGGTTGCTGGAGTTTTGTCAGGAATCGATAGTGCCCCATTCACAGCTATCTGCCTTTCCAATCTCAATTTCTCAATGGCTGCTGATTCTGGTTCGAGTTCCTGGTCTTGTTCCAATGTTTCTGGCTACTCTGAGGCGGTCTTTCCTGAACCTTGCACAGAGCTCCGTGATCCATCCTCCAGTCCTTCCATCTGCTTCTCCCTTGGTAGCTACAGTGCCATTGCAACAGCATAA
- the LOC136485599 gene encoding uncharacterized protein produces MGAKRVASAAGTAALVYVALSGRLSPASGDDADAVRRRRRSAEEGEAERWPEQASTSWREAVAVLSRTAGFAYAETLGKWPLGDIAFGINHYMRIQGNLQHEYTGSNCVPLDGPGVRQELIGLLRYLRLCMFFSKKPYEVFLEFGGYGQSDILIRKSKSQFMKPAFTVVRDESTKSFLLFIRGATSTKDRLTAATAAEVPFHHSVLLQDGRRSNLVSGHVHCGMVVAARWIADQAIPCLSKAVEQFPNYRVKIIGHSMGAGIAAILTYMLREDNKLSSASCIAFGPAACMTWDLAESGKDFVTSVVNKNDMVPSFGKASAANLRTEVMASSWAPDLQEQIQQTRILGFVNSSVNFMRSHIPFVSNTGSDNTPLDELNLSTNVRAAVQKHSALSRWSSVAVNTQILESLVNPTQGIPALMSAYRGTEQNTEKPTIAVEPASCCPGELNRERSDAVEIDPEEKATDEEHMDQLLKALRSSQMASPEPHQLYPPGRIMHMVELPAPEGPSTGEQCHQNEVVAIYETPRSMYGKIRLARTMIRDHYMPRYIEAMEMLIDKLAEDEDDTDNRLD; encoded by the exons ATGGGGGCGAAACGGGTGGCGTCAGCGGCGGGGACGGCGGCCCTAGTGTACGTCGCGCTCTCGGGCCGCCTCTCCCCGGCGTCCGGCGACGACGCCGATGCggtgaggcggcggcggcggagcgcgGAGGAGGGAGAGGCGGAGAGGTGGCCGGAGCAGGCGTCGACGAGCTGGAgggaggcggtggcggtgctGTCGAGGACGGCGGGGTTCGCGTACGCCGAGACGCTTGGCAAGTGGCCGCTCGGGGACATCGCCTTCGGGATCAACCACTACATGCGCATCCAG GGCAATCTGCAGCATGAGTACACTGGCAGCAATTGTGTGCCCCTGGATGGTCCTGGAGTAAGGCAGGAGCTGATTGGACTTCTCAGATACCTCAGACTCTGCATGTTCTTCTCCAAGAAGCCATATGAAGTGTTCCTAGAGTTTGGTGGTTATGGACAGAGTGATATTCTCATAAGGAAGTCGAAGTCACAG TTTATGAAGCCTGCATTCACGGTTGTCCGTGATGAAAGTACCAAATCCTTCCTTCTTTTCATTCGGGGAGCGACCAGCACTAAGGATCGTCTGACAGCCGCAACTGCTGCAGAAGTTCCATTCCATCATTCAGTATTATTACAAGATGGACGTAGATCCAATTTAGTGTCTGGACATGTGCATTGTGGAATGGTTGTTGCCGCTCGTTGGATTGCAGATCAGGCCATTCCATGCTTAAGCAAAGCAGTCGAACAATTCCCAAACTACAGAGTTAAG ATCATTGGGCATTCAATGGGAGCTGGGATTGCTGCGATATTAACATACATGCTACGCGAGGACAATAAGTTATCATCAGCCTCATGTATTGCGTTTGGACCAG CTGCTTGCATGACCTGGGACTTGGCTGAGTCAGGCAAAGACTTCGTCACCTCTGTTGTCAACAAAAACGACATGGTGCCATCTTTCGGCAAAGCTTCAGCTGCCAACCTTCGCACAGAG GTTATGGCATCGTCATGGGCTCCAGACCTCCAAGAACAAATTCAGCAAACAAGAATCTTGGGTTTTGTAAATAGCTCTGTGAATTTCATGCGATCCCACATTCCCTTTGTATCCAACACAGGGTCTGACAACACTCCTTTG GATGAGTTGAACCTTTCCACAAATGTGCGTGCTGCTGTGCAGAAGCACTCTGCACTGTCCCGCTGGTCATCTGTCGCTGTTAATACCCAAATCCTGGAGTCTCTGGTGAACCCCACTCAGGGCATTCCAGCATTGATGTCTGCATACAGAGGAACTGAACAAAACACTGAGAAGCCAACAATTGCAGTAGAACCAGCCTCATGCTGTCCTGGAGAACTCAACCGTGAGAGATCTGATGCTGTGGAGATTGACCCAGAGGAGAAAGCAACAGACGAAGAACACATGGATCAGCTTCTGAAGGCCTTGCGATCATCGCAAATGGCCTCCCCGGAGCCTCACCAGCTGTACCCTCCGGGCAGAATCATGCACATGGTTGAGCTACCAGCACCAGAAGGGCCGAGCACCGGCGAGCAATGCCACCAGAATGAGGTAGTTGCCATCTATGAGACCCCTCGCAGCATGTATGGCAAGATCCGGCTGGCGAGAACCATGATCAGAGACCATTACATGCCGAGGTACATCGAGGCGATGGAGATGCTGATCGACAAGCTtgcagaggatgaggatgacactgacAACCGGTTGGACTAA
- the LOC136485598 gene encoding F-box/LRR-repeat protein 3-like, whose translation MSHDSGSSAGAGVESLSLDLLAHALAGVGDPRDRKSCRLASRAFARAEAASRRAARVLRREALPRVLRAFPALSSLDLSACAGLDDASLAAALPVPDPGAGAADPPPGQLLLTVRRVRLARASGVGWRGLEALVAACPRLEAVDLSHCVAAGDREMAALAAAAGLRELVMDKCLGVTDVGLAKVAVGCPGLQRLSVKWCLEISDIGIELLAKKCPQLRSVDISYLKVTNESLRSLSTLEKLEDIAMVSCLFIDDDGLQMLSMCNSLQSIDISRCNHVSSLGLASLIDGQRFLQKINVGHSLHEIETCVLSKLSTIGETLTVLRLDGLEIFASNLQAIGSTCKNLVEIGLSKCNGVTDDGIVSLVAHCCDLRTIDVTCCHLLTNDALSAIAENCRKIECLRLESCPFISEKGLERIATLCSHLKEIDLTDCRINDAALQHLAICSELLILKLGLCSSISDGGLVYISSNCGKLVELDLYRCSAITDDGLAAVASGCKKIRMLNLCYCTQITDAGLKHVSALEELTNLELRCLVRITGIGITSIAIGCTSLIELDLKRCYSVDDAGLWALSRYSQNLRQLTISYCQVTGLGLCHLLGSLRCLQDVKMVHLSWVSIEGFEMALRAACGRLKKLKLLDGLRSVLSTELLQMLQACGCRVRWVDKPLVYKG comes from the exons CGCCGCGCCGCGCGGGTGCTCCGCCGGGAGGCGCTCCCGCGGGTGCTGCGCGCGTTCCCAGCGCTGTCCTCGCTTGATCTCTCCGCGTGCGCGGGCCTCGACGATGCCTCCCTCGCCGCCGCGCTTCCCGTCCCGgaccccggcgccggcgccgccgatcCGCCGCCGGGCCAGCTGCTGCTGACCGTCCGACGGGTGCGGCTCGCGCGGGCCAGCGGGGTCGGGTGGCGCGGCCTGGAGGCGCTCGTGGCGGCGTGCCCGAGGCTCGAGGCCGTCGACCTCTCCCACTGCGTCGCCGCCGGGGACAGGGAGATGGCCGCGCTCGCCGCGGCGGCGGGGCTCAGGGAGCTCGTCATGGACAAGTGCCTCGGCGTCACCGACGTCgggctcgccaaggtcgccgtcGGATGCCCCGGCCTCCAGAGGCTCAGCGTCAAGTGGTGCCTCGAGATCTCCGACATCGGCATCGAGCTGCTCGCCAAGAAGTGCCCCCAACTGCGCAGCGTCGACATCTCCTATCTCAAG GTGACCAATGAATCCCTTAGATCACTCTCTACTCTTGAGAAGCTAGAGGACATAGCAATGGTCAGCTGCTTGTTTATAGATGATGATGGTCTACAAATGCTAAGTATGTGCAACTCGCTTCAG AGTATTGATATATCGAGGTGTAACCATGTGTCATCTCTGGGCTTAGCTTCACTCATAGATGGTCAAAGATTTCTCCAAAAAATAAATGTTGGACACAGTTTGCAT GAGATAGAGACTTGCGTTCTGAGCAAATTATCAACAATAGGAGAAACTTTGACTGTTTTAAGACTCGATGGCCTTGAAATCTTTGCCTCAAATCTTCAGGCAATTGGTTCTACCTGCAAGAATTTGGTTGAGATTGGGCTTAGCAAATGCAATGGTGTTACAGATGATGGTATTGTTTCACTAGTTGCTCATTGCTGTGACTTAAGGACTATCGACGTGACATGCTGCCATCTTCTTACAAATGATGCCCTTTCTGCAATTGCCGAGAACTGTAGAAAGATTGAATGCCTTCGACTGGAATCCTGCCCTTTTATAAGTGAGAAGGGACTAGAGCGAATCGCAACCCTCTGTTCCCACCTTAAGGAGATTGACCTCACTGACTGTCGTATTAATGATGCAG CTTTGCAGCACTTGGCAATTTGCTCGGAATTACTGATCTTGAAGCTTGGCCTCTGCTCTAGCATTTCTGATGGAGGCCTTGTTTATATTAGTTCAAACTGTGGAAAGCTTGTGGAACTTGATCTATACCG TTGTAGTGCTATTACTGATGATGGGCTGGCAGCGGTAGCTAGTGGCTGCAAGAAGATCAGGATGCTAAACTTATGCTATTGCACCCAAATCACCGATGCTGGTTTGAAGCATGTAAGCGCTTTGGAAGAACTCACAAACCTGGAGCTGAGATGCCTGGTGCGCATCACAGGCATCGGGATCACCTCCATCGCCATTGGTTGCACTAGCCTGATAGAACTGGACCTTAAACGCTGTTACTCTGTGGATGATGCTGGCCTGTGGGCTCTTTCAAGATACTCCCAGAACCTTAGACAA CTTACTATCTCCTACTGTCAAGTCACTGGCCTGGGCCTTTGCCATCTGCTGGGCTCATTGAGGTGCCTCCAGGACGTGAAGATGGTTCACCTCTCCTGGGTCTCCATTGAAGGGTTTGAGATGGCGCTGCGAGCGGCGTGTGGGAGGCTGAAGAAGCTGAAGCTGCTGGATGGGTTGAGGTCTGTGCTCTCCACCGAGCTGCTCCAGATGCTGCAGGCCTGTGGCTGCCGTGTCCGCTGGGTCGACAAGCCACTCGTCTACAAGGGATGA